The following are encoded together in the Poseidonibacter lekithochrous genome:
- a CDS encoding ABC transporter substrate-binding protein, producing MKKILLAMFVLVSSVLFAQTPQVGGTLVFGRSGDSTSMDPSHATDGESFYAASAIYDNLVQFKYGSTQIEPALATSWDISEDGLTYTFNLRKGVYFSKTKFFKQKSEFTSKDVVFSLKRQFDKNHPYNKVGGAFKYWAAMDMSNIVKDVIAVDKHTVKITLKKKEAPFIANLAMEFSMILSADYAEALAKKGKQNDLGRKPVGTGPFVFKKWVKDDKIIYTANKNYWNGRPYLNKLIFKVITNNAVRAAELKAGSIHVMDFPNPAEVQTLDNNKGIKLVKQEGLNVGFLAFNQERKPFDNKLVRQAISHAINMQGIVDSVYEGLGKVATNPIPPTMWSYNKNLKGYEYSPEKAKELLKQAGLENGFETNIWAMPVARPYNPNGRKVAEAMQADLAKVGIKVKIVSYDWGTYLKKSSNGEHDMVLLGWTGDNGDPDNFLNVLLGKHAAMKKPSQNRAFWKNDEFTALIDQAKEITDVSKRTAMYEKAQAIFEEEAAWKPVAHSIVVVPMLKKVNGFKIDPVGKRRFKEVWISK from the coding sequence ATGAAAAAAATATTACTAGCAATGTTTGTTCTAGTATCTTCAGTACTATTCGCACAGACTCCACAAGTAGGTGGAACTTTAGTATTTGGTAGAAGTGGTGATTCAACTTCAATGGATCCAAGTCATGCAACAGATGGAGAGAGCTTTTATGCAGCCTCTGCTATTTATGACAATTTGGTACAATTTAAATACGGTTCTACACAAATTGAGCCAGCACTAGCAACTTCATGGGATATCTCAGAAGATGGTTTAACATATACATTTAACTTAAGAAAAGGTGTATATTTCTCAAAAACTAAATTCTTCAAACAAAAGTCAGAATTTACATCAAAAGATGTTGTTTTCTCACTTAAAAGACAATTTGATAAAAACCATCCATACAATAAAGTTGGTGGGGCATTCAAATACTGGGCAGCAATGGATATGTCAAACATTGTAAAAGATGTAATTGCTGTAGACAAACACACTGTAAAAATTACATTAAAGAAAAAAGAAGCTCCTTTTATTGCTAATCTAGCAATGGAATTTTCAATGATCTTATCTGCTGATTATGCAGAAGCTCTTGCAAAAAAAGGTAAACAAAATGATTTAGGTAGAAAACCTGTTGGAACTGGTCCATTTGTATTTAAAAAATGGGTTAAAGATGACAAAATCATTTATACTGCAAATAAAAATTACTGGAATGGAAGACCTTATTTAAATAAATTAATCTTCAAAGTTATCACTAACAATGCTGTAAGAGCTGCTGAATTAAAAGCTGGTTCTATTCATGTAATGGATTTCCCAAATCCTGCTGAAGTACAAACATTAGATAATAACAAAGGTATTAAATTAGTTAAACAAGAAGGTTTAAATGTTGGGTTTTTAGCATTTAACCAAGAGAGAAAACCATTTGATAATAAACTTGTAAGACAAGCAATTTCACATGCAATTAATATGCAAGGTATTGTTGATTCTGTTTATGAAGGTTTAGGAAAAGTAGCAACTAATCCAATTCCTCCAACAATGTGGTCATACAACAAAAACCTAAAAGGTTATGAGTACAGTCCAGAAAAAGCAAAAGAGTTATTAAAACAAGCAGGACTTGAAAATGGATTCGAAACTAATATCTGGGCAATGCCAGTAGCTCGTCCATATAATCCAAATGGTAGAAAAGTAGCGGAAGCTATGCAAGCTGATTTAGCAAAAGTAGGAATCAAAGTAAAAATTGTATCTTATGACTGGGGAACTTACCTAAAAAAATCATCTAATGGTGAGCATGATATGGTTTTATTAGGATGGACTGGTGACAATGGTGATCCAGATAACTTCTTAAACGTATTATTAGGTAAACACGCTGCAATGAAAAAACCATCTCAAAACAGAGCTTTCTGGAAAAATGATGAATTCACAGCATTAATTGACCAAGCAAAAGAAATAACAGATGTATCTAAAAGAACTGCTATGTATGAAAAAGCACAAGCAATTTTTGAAGAAGAAGCAGCATGGAAACCAGTTGCACACTCAATTGTTGTTGTTCCAATGTTAAAGAAAGTAAACGGATTTAAAATTGACCCAGTAGGGAAAAGAAGATTTAAAGAAGTTTGGATTTCGAAATAA
- a CDS encoding ABC transporter permease: MLSYIIKRLLWAIPTLLGVSLLVFSMVHMAPGDPALVMLGEHASKESVDALREQMGLNKPLIEQYFMFVTNAVQGDFGMSTTSGEPVLDEFMERFPATVELALFAMFFAVIAGLFAGIISAVKRYSIFDYAAMSTALAGVSMPVFWLGLMLIYFFSVELGWLPVSGRLGYEFDIDEVTGLFLIDSILMDDYEAFWDAFKHLILPAIALGTIPMAIIARMTRASMIEVLKEEYVRTAKAKGCTKTQVIMVHALKNALLPVLTVIGLMVGTLFAGAILTETTFSWPGIGKWLVNAVNQRDFPIIQSTTLIIASMFVIVNLIVDVLYAVVNPKIRLS; this comes from the coding sequence TTGTTAAGTTATATTATTAAAAGATTATTATGGGCAATTCCAACATTACTTGGAGTTTCACTATTAGTATTCTCAATGGTGCACATGGCACCAGGAGATCCTGCACTTGTTATGTTAGGTGAGCATGCAAGTAAAGAAAGTGTTGATGCACTAAGAGAACAAATGGGATTAAATAAGCCGTTAATTGAACAATACTTTATGTTTGTAACAAATGCTGTGCAAGGTGACTTTGGAATGTCAACAACTTCAGGGGAACCTGTACTTGATGAATTTATGGAAAGATTTCCTGCAACTGTTGAATTAGCTTTATTTGCAATGTTCTTTGCAGTAATTGCAGGATTATTTGCTGGAATTATTTCTGCTGTAAAAAGATACTCTATCTTTGATTACGCAGCAATGTCAACTGCACTTGCTGGTGTTTCAATGCCAGTGTTTTGGTTAGGTTTGATGTTAATTTACTTCTTCTCAGTTGAGTTAGGTTGGCTTCCAGTTTCTGGTCGATTAGGATATGAATTTGATATTGATGAAGTAACTGGATTGTTTTTAATTGATTCTATTTTAATGGATGATTATGAAGCATTTTGGGATGCATTCAAACATCTAATTTTACCTGCTATTGCATTAGGAACTATCCCTATGGCAATTATTGCAAGAATGACAAGAGCATCTATGATTGAAGTTTTAAAAGAAGAGTATGTAAGAACAGCAAAAGCAAAAGGCTGTACAAAAACTCAAGTTATTATGGTTCATGCACTTAAAAATGCTCTACTTCCAGTATTAACAGTAATTGGGCTAATGGTAGGAACTTTATTTGCGGGAGCTATTTTGACTGAAACTACATTTTCATGGCCGGGAATTGGTAAATGGCTTGTAAATGCAGTAAATCAAAGAGATTTCCCTATTATTCAATCTACTACATTAATTATTGCTTCTATGTTTGTAATCGTAAATTTAATTGTTGACGTATTATATGCTGTAGTAAATCCAAAAATAAGGCTTTCATAA
- a CDS encoding ABC transporter permease, with protein MTSENKVLEFYKQFRKNKSALIGLYIVAILILCALLAPVLAPYDPLIQNLENRLIPPFWAEGGSFAHILGTDDFGRDLLSRIIYGARISLMIGVVSVGISLFFGLIMGACAGYFGGKVDIIIMRVVDIMLSIPAILLAIVIVSILGPDLMNAMIAIGIVGVPTFARIVRASVLAEKEKEYVVASRINGSGNFRLISKVILPNCTTPIIVQATMGFASAVLEAAGLSFLGLGAQPPTPEWGAMLADSLQFITTASWMIVFPGIAIFLTVMGFNLVGDGLMDVLDPKMKDR; from the coding sequence ATGACGAGTGAGAATAAAGTATTAGAATTTTATAAACAATTCAGAAAAAATAAATCTGCTTTAATTGGATTATATATTGTAGCTATCTTAATTTTGTGTGCACTTTTAGCACCAGTTTTAGCTCCTTATGATCCACTTATTCAAAATTTAGAAAATAGACTTATACCTCCATTTTGGGCTGAGGGTGGCAGTTTTGCACATATTTTAGGAACTGATGATTTTGGTAGAGATTTACTTTCAAGAATTATTTATGGAGCTAGAATCTCTCTTATGATTGGTGTTGTATCTGTTGGTATCTCACTATTCTTTGGTTTAATTATGGGTGCATGTGCTGGATACTTTGGAGGAAAAGTTGATATTATCATCATGAGAGTTGTTGATATTATGCTTTCTATTCCTGCTATTTTATTAGCAATTGTAATTGTATCTATTTTAGGACCTGATTTGATGAATGCCATGATTGCAATTGGTATTGTTGGCGTTCCAACATTTGCAAGAATTGTAAGAGCATCCGTATTAGCTGAAAAAGAAAAAGAGTATGTAGTAGCAAGTAGAATCAATGGTTCTGGAAACTTTAGACTTATTTCAAAAGTAATTTTACCTAACTGTACTACTCCTATTATTGTTCAAGCAACAATGGGGTTTGCATCTGCTGTTTTAGAAGCTGCTGGTCTTTCATTCCTAGGACTTGGAGCTCAACCACCAACACCAGAATGGGGAGCAATGCTTGCTGATTCATTACAGTTTATTACAACTGCATCTTGGATGATTGTTTTCCCAGGAATTGCTATTTTCTTAACTGTAATGGGATTCAACCTTGTAGGTGATGGATTAATGGATGTATTAGATCCAAAGATGAAGGATAGATAA
- a CDS encoding ABC transporter ATP-binding protein — protein MLLEVKKLKTQFFSDKGVNTAVNGIDFHIEKGKTLCIVGESGSGKSMTSLSIMGLVEEPGRVTEGEIIFEGEDLLKLNESTMRNIRGKDIAMIFQEPMTSLNPSYTVGYQIDEVLRLHQKELNKTQRKQRVIELFEEVGIPLAADKYNEYPFKLSGGQRQRVMIAMAMACEPKLLIADEPTTALDVTIQAQVLELMNELKAKKGTSILFITHDLGVVAQMADEVVVMYKGNVVEQASVKELFDNPRHPYTKALLNSIPRPGKVKRKSRLDTVDENVNYLDFPKEIR, from the coding sequence ATGTTATTAGAAGTTAAAAAATTAAAAACACAATTCTTTTCAGATAAGGGAGTTAATACGGCTGTAAATGGTATTGATTTTCATATTGAAAAGGGAAAAACATTATGTATCGTAGGAGAGAGTGGTTCTGGAAAATCAATGACATCACTTTCTATTATGGGATTAGTAGAAGAACCTGGACGTGTAACTGAAGGTGAGATTATATTTGAAGGGGAAGATTTATTAAAACTAAATGAATCTACGATGAGAAATATTCGAGGAAAAGATATTGCTATGATTTTTCAAGAACCTATGACATCTCTAAACCCATCATATACAGTAGGATACCAAATTGACGAAGTACTTAGACTTCACCAAAAAGAACTAAATAAAACTCAAAGAAAACAAAGAGTTATTGAACTATTTGAAGAAGTTGGTATTCCCTTAGCTGCTGATAAATACAATGAATATCCATTTAAACTAAGTGGAGGTCAAAGACAAAGAGTTATGATTGCAATGGCAATGGCATGTGAACCAAAACTTTTAATTGCTGATGAGCCAACAACTGCCCTTGATGTTACTATTCAAGCTCAAGTATTAGAGCTTATGAATGAACTTAAAGCAAAAAAGGGAACTTCTATTTTATTTATAACACATGATTTAGGTGTAGTTGCTCAAATGGCAGATGAAGTAGTAGTTATGTACAAAGGAAATGTAGTTGAGCAAGCAAGCGTAAAAGAGTTGTTTGATAACCCAAGACATCCATATACAAAAGCATTATTAAACTCAATTCCAAGACCAGGAAAAGTAAAAAGAAAATCTAGATTAGATACAGTTGATGAAAATGTAAACTATCTAGACTTTCCAAAGGAAATCAGATGA
- a CDS encoding ABC transporter ATP-binding protein, with the protein MSTQETVFEIKDLEKTYTISRGLFKDPQVIKAVNKINFHVNHGETYSIVGESGCGKSTTAKMLLNIEEPTSGKIFFRGKDISTFNAQEWKEYRKKVQIIFQDPYSSLNPRWTVGKIIAEPLLLNTDLSKKEIETKVYEIMKRVGLENDWYDRYPHQFSGGQRQRIGIARALVLNPEVIVCDEPVSALDVSIQAQVLNLLLDLQEEFDLTYVFISHDLGVVEHISDRIMVMYFGDVVELSTVDELFENPKADYTKKLLSAIPTL; encoded by the coding sequence ATGAGTACCCAAGAAACAGTATTTGAAATAAAAGACTTAGAAAAAACATATACAATTTCAAGAGGACTTTTCAAAGACCCTCAAGTTATAAAAGCAGTAAATAAAATCAACTTCCATGTAAATCATGGGGAGACATACTCAATTGTTGGTGAAAGTGGTTGTGGAAAATCTACAACTGCTAAAATGCTTTTAAATATTGAAGAACCTACATCTGGAAAAATCTTCTTTAGAGGAAAAGATATTTCTACTTTTAATGCTCAAGAGTGGAAAGAGTATAGAAAGAAAGTACAAATTATTTTCCAAGATCCCTACTCTTCTTTAAATCCTAGATGGACTGTTGGAAAAATTATTGCAGAACCATTGCTTTTAAATACTGATTTATCTAAAAAAGAGATTGAGACAAAAGTATATGAAATTATGAAAAGAGTTGGTTTAGAAAACGATTGGTATGATAGATACCCGCATCAGTTTTCAGGAGGTCAGAGACAAAGAATCGGAATTGCTAGAGCATTAGTATTAAATCCTGAAGTTATTGTTTGTGATGAGCCAGTATCTGCTTTAGATGTATCTATTCAAGCACAAGTACTTAATCTTCTTTTAGATTTACAAGAAGAATTTGACTTAACTTATGTATTTATCTCTCACGATTTAGGGGTAGTTGAACATATCTCAGATAGAATAATGGTAATGTACTTTGGTGATGTAGTAGAACTTTCAACTGTAGATGAACTGTTTGAAAACCCAAAAGCTGATTATACAAAAAAACTATTAAGTGCAATTCCAACACTATAG
- the pepQ gene encoding Xaa-Pro dipeptidase has product MKDLYKKHLSKVLNTFDRLMNKYQYDEVVLYSGEIKTVHLDDNTYPFKAYFNFKYFAPILDYPNSLIIYKSGEKPKLVLFRQEDYWHSQPKDIEGFWIEFFDITYYKDINKIFDNLSTNLSKTAFLGEDTKRFEKLHFKSFNDKKVLDFIHFNRSYKSEYEVSSIRKANELASYAHKAAHQSFLDGNSELQSHLKYLEAIAFKESEVPYPNIVAYDENSAILHYMDYSTKKIDSKSFLLDAGASCNGYHSDITRTFVKDGHDEFKALIQAVDKCNLNIISKIKIGMNYEELQEQMHKDVSQILVDFKLMNISYDEIYEQGYSKIFSPTGVGHYLGLQVHDVGNFISDENGSVIERSKEHPYLRLRRDIEVSNVFTIEPGVYIIEQLLRPHMGNKKFNWDNINALKPYGGVRIEDNIYVGENQIINLTRPYFKEIDESSNII; this is encoded by the coding sequence ATGAAAGACTTATATAAAAAACATCTATCAAAGGTATTAAATACTTTTGATAGACTAATGAATAAATACCAATATGATGAAGTTGTTTTATATTCAGGTGAGATAAAAACTGTTCATTTAGATGACAATACGTATCCTTTTAAAGCCTATTTTAACTTCAAATATTTTGCTCCTATTTTGGACTATCCAAACTCTTTGATTATTTATAAATCAGGTGAAAAACCAAAACTAGTTTTATTTAGACAAGAAGACTATTGGCATTCTCAGCCAAAAGATATAGAAGGGTTTTGGATTGAGTTTTTTGATATTACATACTATAAAGATATAAATAAGATATTTGATAACTTATCTACAAATTTAAGTAAAACTGCCTTTTTAGGTGAAGATACTAAGAGGTTTGAAAAACTTCACTTTAAATCTTTTAATGATAAAAAAGTATTAGACTTTATTCATTTTAACAGAAGTTATAAAAGTGAATATGAAGTATCATCTATTAGAAAAGCAAATGAATTAGCATCATATGCACATAAAGCAGCTCACCAATCTTTTTTAGATGGAAATAGTGAATTACAATCTCATCTTAAATATCTTGAAGCAATTGCTTTTAAAGAGAGTGAAGTTCCATATCCAAATATTGTAGCTTACGATGAGAATTCTGCAATTTTACATTATATGGATTATAGTACTAAAAAGATAGATTCAAAATCATTTTTATTAGATGCGGGAGCTTCTTGTAATGGTTATCATTCAGATATTACTAGAACCTTTGTAAAAGATGGACATGATGAATTTAAAGCTTTAATTCAAGCAGTTGATAAATGTAATTTAAACATAATATCAAAGATTAAAATCGGTATGAATTATGAAGAATTACAAGAGCAAATGCATAAAGATGTATCTCAAATACTAGTTGATTTTAAACTAATGAATATTTCTTATGATGAGATATACGAACAAGGTTATTCTAAAATATTCTCTCCAACTGGAGTAGGACATTATCTAGGACTTCAAGTTCATGATGTAGGGAATTTTATATCAGATGAAAATGGAAGTGTAATTGAGAGATCAAAAGAGCATCCATATTTAAGACTAAGACGAGATATAGAAGTTTCAAATGTATTTACCATAGAACCAGGGGTTTATATAATAGAGCAACTTCTAAGACCACATATGGGAAATAAAAAGTTTAATTGGGATAATATTAACGCATTAAAACCATATGGTGGTGTTAGAATAGAAGATAATATCTATGTAGGTGAAAACCAAATCATTAACCTAACAAGACCATACTTCAAGGAAATTGATGAAAGTAGCAATATTATCTGA
- a CDS encoding metallophosphoesterase family protein, translating into MKVAILSDIHSNVYALKAVIKDAKKRDINKFINLGDTLYGPIQPYKTYKLLLKHKFIHICGNQDRQIFDASEDEIKSNPTLEFILDDISQKTLEWMKTHPKTHTLKNDIFLCHGTPNDDLTYLLEKIENETNILRDEKEILELIKDIKQKVILCGHSHTPRMIELSNGQIIINPGSVGLQAYSDDIPKHKIENHNSYASYVILEKKDDDIKVEFIRVPYKKEKAIKQAKKNNRKDWMYALEFGKVN; encoded by the coding sequence ATGAAAGTAGCAATATTATCTGATATACATAGTAATGTATATGCTCTAAAAGCTGTCATAAAAGACGCAAAAAAAAGAGATATCAATAAGTTTATAAACTTAGGTGATACTCTTTATGGTCCTATACAACCCTATAAAACATACAAGCTACTTCTTAAACATAAATTCATACATATTTGTGGAAATCAAGATAGACAAATATTTGATGCAAGTGAAGATGAAATTAAATCTAACCCTACTTTAGAGTTTATACTTGATGATATTAGCCAAAAAACACTAGAGTGGATGAAAACTCATCCAAAAACTCATACCTTAAAAAATGATATATTTTTATGTCATGGAACACCAAATGATGACTTGACATATTTACTTGAAAAAATAGAGAATGAAACAAATATATTAAGAGATGAAAAAGAAATTCTTGAACTAATAAAAGATATAAAACAAAAAGTGATTTTATGTGGACATTCACATACTCCAAGAATGATTGAACTATCAAATGGACAAATCATAATAAATCCAGGTTCTGTTGGATTACAAGCTTATAGTGATGATATTCCAAAACATAAAATAGAAAATCACAACTCTTATGCTTCTTATGTAATATTAGAAAAAAAAGATGATGATATAAAAGTAGAATTTATAAGAGTTCCATATAAAAAAGAAAAAGCTATCAAACAAGCAAAAAAGAATAATAGAAAAGATTGGATGTATGCATTAGAGTTTGGAAAAGTTAATTAA
- a CDS encoding redoxin domain-containing protein, giving the protein MNPKVKKYAKEIAKTLIILTVILNIVSYFKSQDLNKDKLNIQTFKLLDNSTYTVPNDKPILVHFWATWCPTCKIEGGNIERVSKDYEVITIASQSGSKEEIQKYLEENNLTFKVVNDLDGEFASQFNISAYPTTFIYDKDKNMTFSEVGYTSTFGLYWRMFFS; this is encoded by the coding sequence ATGAACCCCAAAGTAAAAAAATATGCAAAAGAAATAGCAAAAACTCTAATAATATTAACAGTAATACTAAATATAGTTAGTTACTTCAAATCACAAGATTTAAACAAAGACAAACTAAACATACAAACTTTTAAACTACTAGATAATAGTACATATACTGTTCCAAATGATAAACCAATATTAGTACACTTCTGGGCAACATGGTGTCCAACATGTAAAATAGAAGGTGGAAATATAGAAAGAGTATCAAAAGACTATGAAGTAATCACAATAGCCTCTCAATCAGGTAGTAAAGAAGAGATACAAAAATACCTAGAGGAAAATAATCTAACATTCAAAGTAGTAAATGATCTAGATGGAGAGTTTGCAAGCCAATTCAACATCTCAGCATACCCTACTACATTTATTTATGACAAAGATAAAAACATGACTTTTAGCGAAGTTGGCTATACGTCTACATTTGGGCTTTATTGGAGAATGTTTTTTAGTTAA
- a CDS encoding N-acetyltransferase, whose protein sequence is MEITFLKPDVSHITLMQELVKEEVDNGNILLRTEDEMANTIRSYTVVEVDGVMAGFTALHIHSARLAEVRSLVVSKKFRGLKLGLKLVQACIDEGREYKLKQILSLTYAKSFFETAGFRMIEKEEIPEHKIWADCIRCKHFPICDEIAMVHDL, encoded by the coding sequence TTGGAAATCACATTTCTTAAACCAGATGTATCTCATATTACGTTAATGCAAGAGTTAGTAAAAGAAGAAGTTGACAATGGAAACATTCTTTTACGAACAGAAGATGAAATGGCTAATACTATTAGATCATATACAGTAGTAGAAGTAGATGGTGTAATGGCTGGATTTACAGCCTTACATATTCACTCTGCAAGATTAGCAGAAGTTCGAAGTCTTGTAGTATCTAAAAAGTTTAGAGGATTAAAACTAGGACTAAAATTAGTACAAGCCTGTATCGACGAGGGAAGAGAATATAAATTAAAACAAATTTTATCTCTAACTTACGCAAAAAGTTTTTTTGAAACAGCAGGTTTTAGAATGATAGAAAAAGAAGAAATTCCTGAGCATAAGATTTGGGCAGATTGTATAAGATGTAAGCACTTTCCAATTTGTGATGAAATCGCAATGGTACACGATTTATAA
- the yihA gene encoding ribosome biogenesis GTP-binding protein YihA/YsxC, producing MKIVEAQFLTSAQSISDSPTPDRAEVAFLGRSNVGKSSLLNTLTNRKGLAKSSSTPGKTQLINYFEIKFKTESEEVPYLFARFVDLPGFGYARVSKSLKAAWNKNLTGYLEQRQNLQVFVHLIDARHIDLAVDKNVDEFLRTHKRGDQIIINAFTKIDKLKQNDLQKLKRAYPEGIFVSNLKKRGMQDLQDAITGHLFGNHIS from the coding sequence ATGAAAATAGTAGAAGCACAGTTTTTAACATCAGCGCAAAGTATAAGTGATTCACCAACTCCAGATAGAGCAGAAGTTGCTTTCTTAGGTAGAAGTAATGTTGGTAAATCATCACTGTTAAATACGCTTACAAATAGAAAAGGATTAGCAAAATCTTCTTCTACGCCTGGTAAAACTCAACTTATTAATTATTTTGAAATTAAATTTAAGACAGAGAGTGAAGAAGTACCTTATCTTTTCGCTAGATTTGTGGATTTACCAGGATTTGGATATGCAAGAGTTTCAAAAAGTTTAAAAGCTGCATGGAATAAAAACCTTACAGGATATTTAGAACAAAGACAAAACTTACAAGTATTTGTACATTTAATTGATGCTAGGCATATTGATTTAGCTGTTGATAAGAATGTTGATGAGTTTTTAAGAACTCATAAAAGAGGGGATCAAATCATTATTAATGCTTTTACAAAGATTGATAAATTAAAGCAAAATGATTTACAAAAATTAAAAAGAGCATATCCTGAAGGGATTTTTGTATCTAACCTTAAAAAAAGAGGTATGCAAGATCTTCAAGATGCTATAACAGGACATTTATTTGGAAATCACATTTCTTAA
- the lptA gene encoding lipopolysaccharide transport periplasmic protein LptA gives MKFLAGLLVCSTLLFAQTQKLVIDAEQFEASDNKGISSFTGNVKIKMGKDKLNANKVDIYFVSQKGTNVKTPSKYIATGNVDFELVTKLKHYIGKGNKIIYSPSKQEYTVIGNGFLQEKNDNRKIYGDKIYVNQLTGEARVSGSEDKPVRFIINIQQGQEGKK, from the coding sequence ATGAAATTTTTAGCTGGATTATTAGTATGTTCAACACTACTGTTTGCTCAAACACAAAAACTTGTAATTGATGCAGAACAGTTTGAGGCAAGTGATAACAAAGGGATTTCATCTTTTACAGGTAATGTAAAAATCAAAATGGGAAAAGATAAACTTAATGCAAATAAAGTAGATATTTATTTCGTAAGTCAAAAAGGAACTAATGTAAAAACTCCTTCAAAATATATTGCTACGGGTAATGTAGATTTTGAATTAGTAACAAAACTAAAACATTATATTGGAAAAGGAAATAAAATCATTTATTCTCCATCTAAACAAGAATATACTGTAATTGGTAACGGATTTTTACAAGAAAAAAATGATAATAGAAAAATCTATGGTGATAAAATCTATGTAAATCAACTAACTGGCGAAGCAAGAGTTAGTGGTAGTGAAGATAAACCAGTAAGATTTATTATTAATATACAACAGGGACAAGAGGGTAAAAAATAA
- the lptC gene encoding LPS export ABC transporter periplasmic protein LptC — protein sequence MGIKLFVNILLALGIAAYFIPVENRISENTDKDIPLVVFEEPLMFTLTEDSVTKVVDASKAIKYKNRDEMFDADIIIKNTKKNKKYNLDKLNAKMIISHGDILTLKEKVFYRRDNFMTLNTEKLYYNTKQKVAYNDIAFNGKYNGSTIKGTNLYLDMNKNNFKSKKVHFEIDMKNKK from the coding sequence ATGGGTATAAAACTTTTTGTAAATATTTTATTAGCATTAGGAATTGCTGCTTACTTTATTCCAGTTGAGAATAGAATAAGTGAAAATACTGATAAAGATATTCCTTTAGTAGTATTTGAAGAACCACTTATGTTTACACTTACAGAAGATAGTGTAACTAAAGTTGTAGATGCTTCAAAAGCTATAAAATACAAAAATAGAGACGAAATGTTTGATGCTGATATTATCATCAAAAATACAAAGAAAAATAAGAAATACAATTTAGATAAATTAAATGCAAAAATGATTATAAGTCATGGAGATATTCTTACTTTAAAAGAAAAAGTTTTTTATAGAAGAGATAATTTCATGACTCTTAATACTGAAAAACTTTATTATAATACTAAACAAAAAGTTGCATACAATGATATCGCTTTTAATGGTAAATATAATGGAAGCACTATAAAGGGAACAAATTTATATTTAGATATGAATAAGAATAACTTTAAGTCAAAAAAAGTGCATTTTGAAATTGATATGAAAAATAAAAAATAA
- a CDS encoding KdsC family phosphatase — protein sequence MIELIVLDVDGTLTDGKIMYTSNGDEIKSFDVADGLAIAVWTKKFAKKAAIITGRKSALVERRAKELGISHLHQGIHNKDEVLENILKEEGLEWNQVAAIGDDLNDYKMLKKAGLSFTPANGTSYLKDFVNVVCENKGGEGAVREMMEYIFKEDGLEEDFVNAWV from the coding sequence ATGATTGAGTTAATTGTATTAGATGTTGATGGTACATTGACAGATGGTAAAATCATGTATACAAGTAATGGTGATGAGATCAAGTCTTTTGATGTAGCCGATGGTTTAGCTATTGCTGTATGGACTAAAAAGTTTGCTAAAAAAGCTGCAATTATTACAGGTAGAAAATCTGCCTTAGTTGAAAGACGTGCAAAAGAGTTAGGAATTTCACATTTACACCAAGGTATTCATAATAAAGATGAAGTATTAGAAAACATCTTAAAAGAAGAAGGTTTAGAGTGGAATCAAGTTGCAGCAATTGGAGATGATTTAAACGATTATAAAATGCTGAAAAAAGCTGGATTATCATTCACTCCTGCCAATGGAACTTCATACCTTAAAGATTTTGTAAACGTAGTTTGTGAAAACAAAGGTGGAGAAGGTGCTGTTCGTGAAATGATGGAATACATTTTCAAAGAAGATGGTTTAGAAGAGGATTTTGTTAACGCATGGGTATAA